In Brassica rapa cultivar Chiifu-401-42 unplaced genomic scaffold, CAAS_Brap_v3.01 Scaffold0445, whole genome shotgun sequence, one genomic interval encodes:
- the LOC117130398 gene encoding uncharacterized protein LOC117130398 has translation MAGDQKGEFTKEEKLLIKSMTNHLNQTMGKMMKAKMEELRQEVRQECPRATGQNHESRRSERRQRREHEGRGSHRDKFADQKLKIPPFHGNADPAAYVEWEEKMELIFDYQSYAEVKKVQLATAEFCGYASSWWKQLVSSRRHYGKEPVATWLKLRALMRHKYVPRQYHKEVLRKQSETKPCSANSVQEQQGRIRSRSTGVIGLPSKTTSWFCEEDIKKLSQVIMDVEKQFRETHTTHPSLEEQNQELITSVSELNSAEPVSATTIQGDQAKESSAAIQKDEQPVQNVMVPFKQAIVPEETPREPQTACKKRQLIVFDPCDFQKTFLGIFLFNPFVWNKTRAVELSRHELGMEHVVFEPGGELWNHRNNPLVIEKKSAATTIVFGDLLPSEAKGMHVSAQQEFHYETNWRMLPTLSWIQ, from the coding sequence ATGGCAGGAGATCAAAAAGGAGAATTCACCAAGGAAGAAAAGCTATTGATTAAATCCATGACCAATCATCTAAATCAAACCATGGGCAAGATGATGAAGGCTAAGATGGAAGAGCTTCGACAGGAGGTTAGACAGGAATGCCCACGAGCTACTGGTCAGAACCATGAGTCTAGGCGCAGCGAGAGGAGACAAAGACGTGAGCATGAAGGCAGAGGCAGTCACAGAGATAAATTTGCTGATCAAAAGCTAAAaatccctcctttccatggcaacGCTGATCCTGCTGCATATGTGGAATGggaagagaagatggagttgATTTTCGACTATCAAAGCTATGCTGAAGTAAAGAAGGTTCAACTAGCCACTGCTGAGTTTTGTGGTTATGCTTCAAGCTGGTGGAAGCAACTGGTGTCGTCTAGGAGACACTATGGAAAAGAACCTGTTGCAACCTGGCTTAAATTAAGGGCTTTGATGCGTCATAAGTATGTTCCAAGACAGTACCACAAGGAAGTGCTTCGAAAACAGTCTGAAACAAAGCCATGCTCTGCAAACTCAGTCCAGGAACAACAAGGCAGGATCAGATCAAGATCAACCGGTGTTATTGGTTTACCTAGCAAGACAACGAGCTGGTTCTGTGAGGAGGACATAAAGAAGCTGTCTCAAGTGATTATGGATGTGGAGAAACAATTCAGGGAGACCCACACTACACATCCATCCTTAGAAGAACAGAACCAGGAGTTAATCACTTCAGTCTCAGAACTCAATTCAGCAGAGCCGGTATCAGCTACAACTATTCAAGGAGATCAAGCCAAAGAATCATCAGCTGCCATTCAGAAAGATGAGCAGCCTGTTCAGAACGTCATGGTTCCTTTCAAACAAGCCATAGTACCAGAAGAGACACCCAGGGAACCACAGACAGCTTGCAAAAAGAGACAACTGATTGTCTTTGACCCGTGTGATTTCCAAAAGACATTCTTGGGTATTTTTCTGTTCAATCCCTTTGTCTGGAACAAGACCAGAGCAGTAGAGCTTTCAAGACACGAACTGGGCATGGAACATGTTGTATTTGAGCCTGGAGGAGAGTTGTGGAATCACAGGAACAATCCCTTAGTGATTGAGAAGAAATCGGCAGCAACAACAATTGTTTTTGGTGATCTTTTACC